A section of the Triplophysa dalaica isolate WHDGS20190420 chromosome 8, ASM1584641v1, whole genome shotgun sequence genome encodes:
- the pcbp2 gene encoding poly(rC)-binding protein 2, producing MDSGVIEGGLNVTLTIRLLMHGKEVGSIIGKKGESVKKMREESGARINISEGNCPERIITLAGPTTAIFKAFSMIIEKLEEDISSSMSNSTATSKPPVTLRIVVPASQCGSLIGKGGCKIKEIRESTGAQVQVAGDMLPNSTERAITIAGTPLSIIECVKQICVVMLESPPKGVTIPYRPKPSGSPVIFAGGQAYAVQGQHAIPQPDLTKLHQLAMQQSPFPLAPSSQGFSAGMDASAQTGSHELTIPNDLIGCIIGRQGAKINEIRQMSGAQIKIANPVEGSTDRQVTITGSPASISLAEYLINARLSSEATGLAAN from the exons ATGGACTCTGGTGTGATTGAAGGAGGACTCAATGTCACTCTCACTATCAGACTGCTCATGCACGGGAAAGAAGTGGGCAGCATCATCGGGAAG AAAGGTGAATCGGTGAAGAAGATGCGAGAGGAG AGCGGTGCCAGGATCAACATCTCTGAAGGGAACTGCCCTGAACGCATCATCACCCTCGCAGGACCCACTACCGCCATCTTTAAAGCGTTTTCCATGATCATAGAGAAACtggaggag gacATCAGCAGCTCTATGTCTAACAGTACAGCGACGTCTAAGCCTCCGGTAACTCTGAGGATCGTGGTGCCGGCCAGTCAGTGCGGCTCTCTGATCGGCAAGGGCGGCTGTAAGATTAAAGAGATCAGAGAG tccaCCGGAGCGCAGGTGCAGGTGGCCGGTGATATGCTGCCCAACTCTACTGAGAGAGCCATCACTATCGCTGGAACTCCTCTGTCCATCATCGAGTGTGTGAAACAGATCTGTGTGGTGATGCTGGAG TCGCCTCCTAAAGGTGTGACCATCCCTTACCGGCCCAAACCCTCAGGATCGCCTGTCATTTTTGCAGGAGgacag GCCTATGCGGTGCAGGGACAACATGCCATTCCTCAGCCTGAT CTCACTAAACTTCATCAGTTGGCAATGCAGCAGAGTCCGTTTCCTTTGGCTCCCAGTAGCCAGGGCTTCTCTG CTGGTATGGATGCTTCTGCGCAGACAGGCTCTCATGAACTGACCATTCCTAATGAT TTGATCGGCTGCATCATCGGCCGTCAGGGTGCAAAGATCAATGAGATTCGTCAGATGTCAGGGGCACAGATCAAGATCGCCAATCCGGTGGAGGGGTCGACCGACCGGCAGGTGACCATCACGGGATCACCCGCCAGCATCAGTCTGGCCGAGTACCTCATCAATGCACG ACTCTCATCTGAGGCGACAGGGCTGGCTGCCAACTGA
- the stac3 gene encoding SH3 and cysteine-rich domain-containing protein 3, translating to MAQYDQLEDKDSLDIHDNPPAPDNVVKEEDNTVYFVYDEEVEEEEAPPPPTPEPVVQINDRPHKFKDHYCKKPKFCDVCARMIVLNNKFALRCKNCKTNIHHSCQSYVQFQRCFGKIPPGFRRAYSSPLYDQEINNPGQQNRTDPVYDTLRVGVIMANKERKKGSEDKKNMMMMMMEEEEAQQPKEDEEGGEGKQDGDKKDKTATDDKNKKQQQTFSQSHYYLALYRFKAIEKDDLDFHPGDRITVLDDSNEEWWRGKIGEKTGYLPMTYIIRVRAGERAYKVTRSFVGNREMGQITLKKDQIVVKKGEEVNGYLKVSTGRKLGFFPADLLQEI from the exons ATGGCTCAATATGATCA ATTGGAGGATAAAGACTCGCTGGATATTCATGACAACCCTCCAGCACCAGATAATGTTGTCAAAGAGGAAGACAACACT GTGTATTTTGTGTATGATGAAGAGGTTGAGGAAGAAGAAGCTCCTCCTCCTCCCACCCCCGAGCCTGTAGTTCAGATCAATGACAGGCCGCACAAATTTAAGGACCACTACTGCAAGAAACCCAaattttgtgatgtttgtgcGCGAATGATCGTTC TCAATAATAAATTTGCCCTGCGCTGCAaaaactgcaaaacaaacattcatcACTCGTGTCAGTCGTATGTGCAGTTCCAGAGATGCTTCGGGAAAATA cctCCCGGCTTCAGACGGGCCTACAGCTCTCCTCTCTATGATCAAGAGATCAATAATCCAG gtcaGCAGAACCGGACGGACCCGGTGTACGACACACTGAGAGTGGGTGTGATCATGGCCAATAAAGAGAGGAAGAAAGGATCAGAAGACAAGAAGAAT atgatgatgatgatgatggaggAGGAAGAAGCCCAACAGCCTAAAGAGGATGAAGAGGGAGGTGAAG GAAAACAAGATGGAGATAAGAAAGACAAGACGGCCACAGATGACAAG AATAAGAAGCAGCAGCAGACGTTCAGTCAGTCTCACTATTATCTGGCTTTATATCGATTTAAAGCCATTGAGAAAGATGACCTGGACTTCCA tCCAGGAGATCGCATCACAGTTCTGGATGACTCTAATGAAGAGTGGTGGAGG gGTAAGATCGGTGAGAAGACGGGTTACCTGCCCATGACCTACATCATCCGTGTGCGCGCAGGAGAGCGTGCGTATAAAGTGACTCGATCTTTTGTGGGAAACAGAGAGATGGGTCAGATCACACTGAAGAAAGATCAG ATTGTGGTGAAGAAAGGAGAAGAAGTGAACGGATATCTGAAGGTCAGCACTGGACGTAAACTGGGCTTCTTTCCCGCTGATCTACTGCAGGAGATCTGA